GCGGTCCAGACGTGGAACAACTCGAGAAGTCCCTAGTTACGATGGGCCTTCTCGGCCAAGCAAACGACAGCTTCGATGGCGCGACTTCAAATGCACTGACGAGGCACCTTGCGAACATCGGCTATCACGTCTCCGCAGCTGACTCTGCTCAGGAAGCCAAGCCAATGCTGCCAACAATCGAGTCTTCCACCGCCGTGGAAGACTCGAAACAGCAAGCTGCCGCGCCCGTCAAAGGCGTGATACTGCTCCCGCAGCAAGTTCTCGCTCTTCCACGTGAAGTTCAACGTCTGGAGACGCGCGACGTCCAAGTCGGAACCGAAATCACCGCCGAGACGAAAAGCCTCGGTAGTGCAACTGCAGGTTCTATTGTTGTCCACACCGCGATTCCGGTTGCTCAAGCGCAAAATCTCAAACCCGGTGATGCGGCCAAGATTTCGCAATCCGGAGGCCCCGAACTCGACCTGAAAGTCGTCGAAGTAGCCACAGACATAACCGATGTATCAGAGGTCGGCAGTGGTGTCCTCGTCAAGCTGGAGTTCAACAATGGCGGCGGAGTTCAATCCCCAACCGGACAAACCGACAAGGTGACTATCTCAAGTGGTGGTGCGTTGTCACCGGTGACCGCGGTGCCGCTCACTGCGGTGTACACCAATCCTGATGGATCGAGCTACGTCGAACGTCCGGAAAGCGCAGGAAGTATGCGAATAGGGGTCACGCTGGGCGACACTGCTGGGGGATGGGTGGCGATTCGAACGTCCGATTTTCCTTTGGAAGAAGGTTCGGAACTTGTCGTCGGGAAATCCTAGTCGCGAAAACGTGGCCTTACCTTCACGGCCCTTGATCACTTTGCAGGGGATCTCGAAGTTGTACGCCAACGCGGGATCCCCTGTGGGGCTCCATCCGACGGATTTAAGTATTCATGACGGAGACTTCCTTGCAATCACCGGACCCTCAGGCGCTGGAAAGTCAACCCTTATGAATGTCATCGGGCTGCTCGATCGTCCATCCGCCGGCTTGTATATGGCGCATGGTGAAACCGTTGATCTTACAGACGAACGGACCATCCTCAGACTACGAGGTCGGCTCTTCGGATTTGTCTTTCAATCTTTTCACCTCTTACCTGGACGTTCGGTTCTGGACAACGTTGAGATGGGAATGCTGTACTCCATTCGTTCCAGACAGGAACGCAAGGAACGCGCATTCGAATCGCTCCGAAAAGTTGGTCTGGCCCACTACACAAGCAAGGACCCCAGACAATTATCTGGCGGCGAGAAACAACGGGTGGCGTTTGCGAGAGCGCTGGCTCTCGAGCCCTCCGTACTGCTCTGCGACGAACCGACCGGAAATCTGGATAGCACAAATAGCGGAAAGGTCCTCGGTCTGCTGCAAGAACTGAACAGCAGCGGAATCACTGTGGTCCTAATTACGCACGACCAGAAGATAGCCGAGTCTGCAAAGACACGAGTGGTGGTGCGGGACGGGAGGGTTGAACTCAATGACGAGACGTAAATTAGCCAAGGGACTTGCTCTTCGAGACCTGACGCGGGAAGCGTGGTTATCGACGTACATTGCACCCGCTCGCTCCCTGCTCACGTCCGTTGGCGTGGTTCTAGGCTGCCTGTCTTTCGTTGCAGCTTTGGGTCTCACGAGCACTATAGGTCAGCAAGTTTCA
This window of the Arthrobacter sp. StoSoilB5 genome carries:
- a CDS encoding ABC transporter ATP-binding protein, which translates into the protein MGLHPTDLSIHDGDFLAITGPSGAGKSTLMNVIGLLDRPSAGLYMAHGETVDLTDERTILRLRGRLFGFVFQSFHLLPGRSVLDNVEMGMLYSIRSRQERKERAFESLRKVGLAHYTSKDPRQLSGGEKQRVAFARALALEPSVLLCDEPTGNLDSTNSGKVLGLLQELNSSGITVVLITHDQKIAESAKTRVVVRDGRVELNDET